The Kaustia mangrovi genome has a segment encoding these proteins:
- the yajC gene encoding preprotein translocase subunit YajC has translation MFITPAYAQAAGGGQGDFLISLLPLVLIFVIFYFLLIRPQQKRVKQHQEMVNNIRRGDTVVTGGGLVGKVTKVIDDKEIQVEVAENVRIRAVKSMVSEVRAKGEPAKDETSE, from the coding sequence ATGTTCATCACTCCAGCCTACGCGCAGGCAGCAGGCGGCGGTCAGGGCGATTTCCTGATCTCTCTCCTTCCGCTCGTCCTGATCTTCGTCATCTTCTACTTCCTGCTCATCCGGCCGCAGCAGAAGCGCGTGAAGCAGCATCAGGAGATGGTCAACAATATCCGGCGCGGCGATACGGTCGTCACCGGCGGCGGGCTCGTCGGCAAGGTCACCAAGGTGATCGACGACAAGGAGATCCAGGTCGAGGTGGCCGAGAATGTCCGTATCCGTGCGGTGAAGAGCATGGTGTCGGAGGTCCGCGCCAAGGGCGAGCCGGCCAAGGACGAGACGTCCGAGTAA
- a CDS encoding ATP-binding protein yields the protein MTLSSDESVLDRLDRIARALERLSPPAPRETDIDAAEAFVWHARDRWLQPVERVNRIDMSLLKGVERVRDTLLENTERFATGLPANNALLWGARGMGKSSLVKATHGAVNARVGGTLKLVEIHREDIESLPDLMGLVRAHETSRFIVYCDDLSFDQDDTSYKSLKAALEGGIEGRPENMIFYATSNRRHLLPRDMMENERSTAINPSEAVQEKVSLSDRFGLWLGFHNCAQSEFLDMVFSYAEHFGLEADPDTLKAEAIEWAATRGSRSGRVAWQFIQDLAGRQGVRIG from the coding sequence ATGACCCTCTCAAGCGACGAGTCGGTGCTCGACCGTCTGGACCGGATCGCCCGCGCGCTCGAGCGCCTGTCCCCGCCCGCGCCCCGCGAGACCGACATCGATGCCGCGGAGGCCTTCGTCTGGCACGCCCGCGACCGCTGGCTGCAGCCGGTGGAGCGCGTCAACCGCATCGACATGTCGCTCCTGAAGGGCGTCGAGCGGGTCCGCGATACGCTCCTTGAGAACACCGAGCGCTTCGCCACCGGCCTGCCCGCCAACAACGCCCTGCTGTGGGGCGCGCGCGGCATGGGCAAGAGCTCGCTCGTCAAGGCGACCCACGGCGCCGTCAACGCCCGGGTGGGCGGCACGCTGAAGCTGGTGGAGATCCACCGCGAGGACATCGAGAGCCTGCCCGACCTCATGGGGCTGGTACGCGCCCACGAGACGTCCCGCTTCATCGTCTATTGCGACGATCTCTCCTTCGACCAGGACGACACCTCCTACAAGTCGCTCAAGGCCGCGCTCGAGGGCGGCATCGAGGGGCGGCCGGAGAACATGATCTTCTACGCGACCTCCAACCGCCGCCACCTCCTGCCGCGCGACATGATGGAAAACGAGCGCTCCACCGCGATCAATCCGTCGGAAGCGGTGCAGGAGAAGGTCTCGCTGTCGGATCGCTTCGGCCTCTGGCTCGGCTTCCACAACTGCGCGCAGAGCGAGTTCCTCGACATGGTCTTCTCCTATGCGGAACATTTCGGGCTGGAGGCCGACCCCGACACCCTGAAGGCGGAGGCCATCGAATGGGCCGCCACGCGCGGCTCGCGCTCCGGCCGCGTCGCCTGGCAGTTCATCCAGGACCTTGCGGGCCGACAGGGCGTCAGGATCGGCTGA
- a CDS encoding glutathione S-transferase family protein, which produces MLTIWGRRNSTNVQKVMWTVGELGLDHEHRNVGGSFGGTDTAEYRAMNPMGLVPTVRDGDIAIFESNAIVRYLAARYGAGALWPEDPAERARADQWMEWAQTVIGPPITAVFWGIARTPKAKQDMEALKPAIDKLGRLLAIADERLGEAAFLGGERLTFGDVPLGATAYRYFTLPIERPSLPNLERWYEALTGHEAYRTHVMIPFGASLEEWQALEAKLA; this is translated from the coding sequence ATGCTTACGATATGGGGACGGCGGAATTCGACCAATGTCCAGAAGGTCATGTGGACGGTCGGCGAGCTCGGGCTCGATCACGAGCACCGCAATGTCGGCGGATCGTTCGGCGGGACCGACACGGCGGAGTACAGGGCCATGAACCCGATGGGGCTCGTGCCGACGGTGCGCGACGGCGACATCGCGATCTTCGAATCGAACGCCATCGTGCGCTATCTCGCGGCGCGCTACGGGGCCGGGGCGTTGTGGCCGGAGGACCCTGCGGAGCGGGCCCGTGCCGACCAGTGGATGGAATGGGCCCAGACTGTCATCGGGCCGCCGATCACGGCGGTCTTCTGGGGCATTGCGCGCACGCCGAAGGCCAAGCAGGACATGGAGGCGCTGAAGCCCGCCATCGACAAGCTCGGCCGGCTCCTGGCCATCGCCGACGAGCGGCTCGGCGAGGCGGCCTTTCTCGGCGGCGAGCGGCTGACCTTCGGCGATGTGCCGCTCGGCGCGACGGCCTACCGCTATTTCACCCTGCCCATAGAGCGGCCGTCGCTGCCGAATCTGGAGCGCTGGTACGAGGCTCTCACCGGGCACGAGGCCTATCGCACCCATGTCATGATTCCCTTCGGCGCCAGCCTGGAGGAATGGCAGGCGCTGGAGGCGAAGCTCGCCTAG
- a CDS encoding sulfotransferase, translating to MNASKYSTVFIVTYGRSGSTLLQGVLNSIPGYLVRGENNNLLGRLLAIHKGLTAYHRDGPTGPENAWYGSEFFTSDIIAPALRSTLETVLFGDVPRDRVRTFGFKEIRYGLENIDAKLDFLRTLYPDSAVIFNTRNADDVARSMEKNFGKSRNPDEIKGLTSKFSTIAEADGNAYLIGYEDVVAVNDRLHGLFSFLGEPFDEEAVRGVLSRKHSYHRGHG from the coding sequence GAAATACAGCACTGTCTTCATCGTGACCTATGGCCGGTCCGGATCGACCCTGCTCCAGGGTGTGTTGAACAGCATTCCGGGCTATCTAGTGCGCGGCGAGAACAACAATCTTCTCGGCCGGCTGCTCGCGATCCACAAGGGGCTCACCGCCTATCACAGGGACGGACCGACCGGGCCGGAGAACGCCTGGTATGGCAGCGAGTTCTTCACGTCCGACATCATTGCGCCGGCCTTGCGCTCGACCCTGGAAACGGTCCTGTTCGGCGACGTCCCCCGGGACAGGGTGCGCACATTCGGCTTCAAGGAGATCCGCTACGGCCTGGAGAATATCGACGCCAAGCTCGACTTTCTCCGGACGCTCTATCCCGACAGTGCGGTCATCTTCAACACGCGCAATGCGGACGATGTTGCCCGGAGCATGGAGAAGAATTTCGGAAAAAGCAGAAATCCCGACGAAATAAAGGGGCTTACGAGTAAATTCTCAACTATCGCGGAAGCTGACGGCAATGCCTATCTGATCGGCTATGAGGATGTGGTGGCCGTCAATGACAGGCTGCACGGGCTGTTCTCGTTCCTCGGCGAACCGTTCGACGAAGAGGCTGTCCGGGGCGTATTGTCGCGCAAGCACAGCTATCACAGGGGCCACGGCTGA